In the Drosophila biarmipes strain raj3 chromosome X, RU_DBia_V1.1, whole genome shotgun sequence genome, one interval contains:
- the LOC108033003 gene encoding uncharacterized protein LOC108033003, whose translation MKPDQLNRLIRVNTRMQPWFLRNTSALYESAVRTYYERGYSSHNRHPRLRTENVGPLRRLKRSEPVPSPADSYPRTHVRQADKVVHSNSGQLLYTMMQASRPRSMSFSAARAYPPAYGQGSVRRAGSSSCSSGSSSGSSRTELMVGSLRKSKARRERKRSMHKSRESREEPQLGDMGGMFSARSMSLPPLPTAPGLRSGAMMPPSRQHHMAVMAKSALATPMGIPRGEADSLMPVDAALKRRISVLTQLEDSRARTELGQQLSAGAPGTGNGNGNGSHVTGSGRQPSETRLRFQTLGDRIKQFEYIQFADGPVATYAFNRSQRRPMERSTPRSRLEDSTDTTTRRLEVRQQPRQLGFHNVLHANFRQRSQSLESGAVQLMESLAPVSRPETPLGPRGLGGNTRGSSLDSSSRTSFKPSTLNATWAQILERNAETFADDLVNRSEDNFGYSRSSEETLGDWDAAAGEDPCKYPRSRRSNLTIAEQNVVGNANAKAKGTVNKLRSIEKLKGLETSGPTTYNSEHSKASSGPFPQTLPGPDESSRATVAPVRRLQLQQRGLQTASKEDDQMSEDLPLSHFPARVKDKVNDQVKDKPKKKKSLVRLQKNLEDKPRVTKVINNQVSRSSHRSFFQPPEEADLPAGHPPKQSHHEKKPEKKQEKNQKQEDRTSVPQSKGANQLLVASASQVSAYKRAFRTQQQMLKAEILHQQAQHLQPSQRNTPTEEPKQAPKLQSHRGSMPNTNRSTNRAVARRRAANSGGKAPTLDEGVSKAGAGTRALPTAKPEAKGSELKPKGFKGLSVKAAATPATEHLTAKRTAQMSAAKKGTATKTTKKGVATAGGEGRGDGGGAAGRRAGAEGTGTTKTRRSALTLAAQQQHSRSGNSLLGFRRETVNRAAAALLPRRDADEPLSQLQLQSQSQSASAQQRRQFHFPYPPWRPSY comes from the exons ATGAAGCCCGACCAGCTCAACCGACTGATCAGAGTCAATACGCGAATGCAGCCCTGGTTTCTGCGCAACACCAGCGCGCTCTACGAAAGTGCCGTCAGGACGTATTACGAACGCGGCTACAGTTCTC ACAATCGCCACCCACGCCTGCGCACCGAAAATGTGGGCCCTTTGCGCAGGCTCAAGAGATCGGAGCCGGTGCCCAGTCCCGCCGACAGCTATCCGCGCACCCATGTCCGGCAGGCCGACAAGGTGGTCCACAGCAACTCCGGCCAGCTTCTGTACACGATGATGCAGGCGAGTCGTCCTCGCTCCATGTCCTTCTCGGCGGCTCGCGCCTACCCCCCGGCTTATGGCCAGGGCTCCGTGCGAAGGGCCGGCAGCTCGAGCTGCTCCAGCGGTAGCAGCAGTGGCTCCTCCCGCACTGAGCTGATGGTGGGATCGCTGAGGAAGAGCAAGGCCAGGAGGGAGCGGAAGAGGTCCATGCACAAGAGCAGGGAGTCCAGGGAGGAACCGCAACTGGGGGACATGGGGGGCATGTTCAGTGCCCGATCCATGAGCCTGCCTCCCCTGCCCACGGCACCTGGTTTGCGATCCGGGGCGATGATGCCGCCGAGCCGGCAACACCACATGGCGGTCATGGCCAAGTCGGCGCTGGCCACGCCCATGGGAATTCCACGCGGCGAGGCGGACTCCCTGATGCCGGTGGATGCAGCCCTCAAGCGGCGGATTTCGGTGCTGACTCAGCTGGAGGATAGCCGAGCCAGGACGGAACTGGGTCAGCAACTGAGCGCTGGAGCCCCAGGCACCGGAAACGGCAACGGGAACGGCAGCCACGTCACCGGAAGTGGCCGCCAACCGTCGGAGACGCGCCTCCGCTTTCAGACTTTGGGCGATCGCATCAAGCAGTTCGAGTACATCCAGTTCGCCGATGGACCCGTGGCCACTTATGCCTTCAATCGGAGTCAGAGGCGACCCATGGAGAGAAGCACGCCAAGGAGTCGCCTAGAGGACAGCACGGACACCACCACGCGCCGCCTGGAGGTGAGGCAACAGCCGCGCCAGCTCGGCTTCCACAACGTCCTGCACGCCAACTTTCGCCAGAGGAGCCAGAGTCTGGAGTCGGGAGCCGTCCAGCTGATGGAGTCCCTGGCACCCGTATCGCGACCAGAAACGCCTCTCGGTCCTCGGGGACTGGGGGGCAACACGCGGGGATCCAGCCTGGACAGCAGCTCGAGAACAAGTTTCAAGCCCAGCACTTTGAATGCCACTTGGGCGCAAATTCTGGAGAGGAATGCAG AAACTTTCGCAGACGATTTGGTCAATAGGTCGGAAGACAACTTCGGTTATTCAAGGAGCTCAGAGGAAACCTTGGGCGATTGGGATGCAGCTGCAGGAGAAGATCCATGCAAGTACCCCAGGTCAAGAAGATCAAATTTAACAATAGCTGAACAAAATGTGGTGGGAAACGCCAACGCTAAGGCAAAAGGAACGGTGAACAAATTACGCTCCATTGAGAAGCTAAAGGGATTGGAAACTTCAGGACCTACAACATATAATTCGGAGCACAGTAAAGCCAGCTCAGGCCCGTTTCCCCAAACACTTCCCGGCCCAGATGAGTCCAGTCGAGCCACCGTGGCACCAGTGCGTCGTCTGCAATTGCAGCAGAGAGGTCTTCAGACTGCGTCCAAGGAGGATGACCAGATGTCCGAGGACCTGCCTCTTAGCCATTTCCCGGCTAGAGTCAAGGACAAGGTCAATGACCAGGTCAAGGATAAGCCCAAGAAGAAGAAGTCGCTGGTGAGGCTGCAGAAAAACCTGGAGGACAAGCCACGGGTGACCAAGGTGATCAACAATCAGGTGAGCCGCTCCAGCCATCGGTCCTTCTTTCAGCCCCCCGAAGAGGCAGACCTTCCTGCTGGTCATCCTCCCAAACAGTCGCATCACGAGAAAAAGCCGGAAAAGAAGCAGGAGAAAAATCAGAAGCAGGAGGACAGGACCTCAGTTCCCCAGAGCAAAGGAGCCAATCAGCTGCTGGTAGCGAGTGCCTCGCAG GTTTCGGCCTACAAGCGTGCCTTCCGcacccagcagcagatgcTCAAGGCGGAGATCCTGCACCAGCAGGCGCAGCATCTGCAGCCATCCCAAAGAAATACCCCGACGGAGGAGCCAAAACAGGCGCCCAAGCTGCAGAGCCACCGAGGTTCGATGCCAAACACCAATCGATCCACCAATCGAGCTGTGGCCAGGCGCAGAGCAGCCAATTCGGGAGGAAAAGCTCCCACCTTGGATGAAGGAGTATCCAAAGCGGGGGCTGGAACTCGAGCCTTACCAACAGCCAAGCCAGAAGCAAAAGGATCGGAACTGAAACCAAAGGGATTTAAGGGTCTGTCGGTGAAGGCGGCAG CGACTCCCGCGACCGAGCACTTAACAGCGAAGCGGACTGCGCAAATGTCCGCTGCCAAAAAGGGaacggcaacaaaaacaacgaagAAGGGAGTGGCGACGGCAGGAGGAGAGGGCAGAGGGGATGGAGGTGGGGCAGCGGGACGCCGGGCTGGAGCGGAAGGAACAGGAACAACAAAGACACGACGGTCGGCGCTGACGCTggcagcgcagcagcagcactcgCGTAGCGGTAACTCGCTGCTCGGCTTTCGGCGCGAAACAGTGAACCGCGCAGCTGCAGCTCTGCTGCCGCGACGCGACGCAGACGAGCCGCTgtcgcagttgcagttgcagtcgcagtcgcagtcggcGTCGGcacagcagcggcggcagttTCATTTTCCCTATCCCCCGTGGCGTCCCAGCTACTGA